A window from Mycobacterium saskatchewanense encodes these proteins:
- a CDS encoding cytochrome P450, which yields MTGLLHAPVDKARERLSSVILVPAPRRVEDDWRELSRRWPVRDLAAPPAGSGLKPVPGDPGLPFVGHTLDYIRFGSELGRERYARLGPVTWMGAFGTKMVVIAGPEATQQALTSNAKAFSQDGWSFLIDAFFHRGLMLMSFDEHRMHRRIMQEAFTRPRLAGYVKQVAPCVRATVPAWPTGPSTRLYRLLKNLTLDVATDVFMGGRGKDESDAVNRAFIATVRAASAIVRAPLPGTRYRAGIRGRRVLEDYFTRHLPQARSGGSDDLFTALCQARTEDGEQFTDADVINHMIFLMMAAHDTSTITTTAVAYFLAKHPDWQDRVRAQSDVFGDKVLDIDDLEGLTDLDLVIKESLRLLAPVPLVMRKTVEDTAIAGYYIPAGTLVAITPAVNHYVTDVWTEPDRFDPLRFDSQRREDNAHRFAWIPFGGGAHKCIGMHFGMLEVKAILHQMLRTYTWSVRPDYTARWDNTSLPIPVDGLPVDLRRR from the coding sequence ATGACTGGGTTGTTGCACGCTCCGGTCGATAAGGCCCGCGAGCGCTTGTCGTCGGTGATTTTGGTTCCGGCCCCCCGCCGCGTCGAGGACGACTGGCGAGAGCTGAGCCGGCGGTGGCCGGTGCGCGATTTGGCGGCTCCACCGGCTGGCAGCGGTCTCAAGCCGGTTCCTGGTGACCCTGGGCTGCCTTTCGTTGGGCACACCTTGGACTACATCCGCTTTGGTTCCGAACTCGGCCGCGAACGCTATGCACGGCTTGGGCCGGTGACCTGGATGGGAGCTTTCGGCACCAAGATGGTGGTTATCGCCGGACCGGAGGCCACCCAACAGGCGCTGACCAGTAACGCAAAGGCGTTCTCGCAAGACGGCTGGAGCTTCCTCATCGATGCGTTTTTTCATCGCGGACTGATGTTGATGAGCTTCGATGAACACCGGATGCACCGGCGCATCATGCAGGAGGCGTTCACCCGGCCCCGGCTGGCCGGATACGTCAAACAGGTCGCCCCGTGCGTGCGCGCCACCGTTCCGGCCTGGCCGACCGGGCCATCGACTCGCCTGTATCGCCTGCTGAAGAACCTGACACTCGACGTCGCCACCGATGTGTTCATGGGCGGCCGCGGCAAGGACGAAAGCGATGCGGTCAATCGGGCTTTCATCGCGACCGTCCGCGCTGCTAGCGCCATCGTCCGCGCGCCGCTGCCCGGCACCCGGTATCGGGCCGGGATCCGTGGTCGACGGGTTCTGGAAGATTATTTCACCCGTCACCTGCCGCAGGCTCGCTCCGGAGGCAGCGACGACTTGTTCACCGCGCTGTGTCAGGCCCGCACAGAAGACGGCGAACAGTTCACCGACGCCGACGTCATCAACCACATGATCTTTTTGATGATGGCTGCCCACGACACCTCGACCATCACCACCACCGCCGTCGCCTACTTTTTGGCCAAACATCCCGATTGGCAGGACCGGGTGCGCGCCCAATCCGACGTCTTCGGCGACAAGGTTCTCGATATCGACGATTTGGAGGGCTTGACCGACCTCGACCTCGTCATCAAGGAGTCGCTGCGCCTTCTCGCCCCGGTGCCCCTGGTGATGCGAAAAACCGTCGAAGACACCGCCATTGCCGGCTACTACATCCCGGCCGGCACCCTGGTGGCCATCACTCCGGCGGTCAACCACTACGTCACCGACGTCTGGACCGAGCCCGACCGCTTCGATCCCCTGCGCTTCGACTCACAGCGGCGCGAGGACAACGCGCACCGTTTCGCCTGGATCCCCTTCGGCGGAGGCGCCCACAAGTGCATCGGGATGCATTTCGGCATGCTCGAAGTCAAGGCCATCTTGCACCAGATGCTGCGCACCTACACCTGGAGTGTGCGGCCCGACTACACCGCCAGGTGGGACAACACCTCGCTGCCCATCCCCGTCGACGGCCTTCCCGTCGACTTGCGCAGGCGATGA
- a CDS encoding TetR/AcrR family transcriptional regulator, whose product MREQVLDAARALTIEKGWERVRVSEVAELVGVSRPTLYKEFTDKKGLGDALIVREGEQFLDGVRAVLEEHARDAGAGIMAAVRYTLDEAESSPLLKAVLTSNRGTDAGPGSPDTGVLPLLPTSASLLELSSATMIKWFIGHFPGLDAQDVRDVVDALVRLTVSHLVLPTDDAAATAGRISQVALRYLRLDHPSVTD is encoded by the coding sequence GAGAAGGGCTGGGAGCGAGTACGGGTGAGTGAAGTCGCCGAGCTGGTGGGTGTCTCTCGTCCGACGCTGTACAAGGAGTTCACCGACAAGAAAGGACTCGGCGACGCGCTGATCGTCCGCGAAGGCGAGCAATTCTTGGATGGCGTTCGCGCGGTGCTCGAAGAGCATGCCCGCGACGCCGGTGCAGGCATCATGGCCGCCGTCCGCTACACCCTGGACGAGGCGGAGTCCAGCCCGTTGCTGAAAGCGGTACTGACCTCCAACCGGGGGACCGACGCCGGGCCCGGGTCGCCCGACACCGGGGTGTTGCCGCTGCTGCCGACATCGGCGTCGCTGCTCGAGTTGTCCTCGGCAACGATGATCAAGTGGTTCATCGGCCATTTCCCGGGGCTCGACGCCCAGGATGTACGGGATGTCGTCGACGCCTTGGTCCGGCTGACCGTCAGCCACCTGGTATTGCCCACTGACGACGCCGCAGCCACAGCGGGGCGTATTTCGCAGGTCGCGTTGCGGTATCTGCGACTGGACCACCCATCTGTGACAGATTGA